The following coding sequences lie in one Drosophila sulfurigaster albostrigata strain 15112-1811.04 chromosome 2R, ASM2355843v2, whole genome shotgun sequence genomic window:
- the LOC133838011 gene encoding uncharacterized protein LOC133838011, producing MCWQGVNKVESWHRWVFWECSYCFCLCDEQSIKSDRYFNLRKTQAHLYSDKVVTGVRFVKKNRVFHIQIQQGQLLPRGAINESTLEWVPVDDYQISDVTEGVDSHVMSFENRGIDLDEVFKYDNMFIVTGVGFNAYDNRLGLDILVSGYNFEQGTIHIMYTDTVRNIGVDNKELHINNLDLPTRSKENSQPLSKTKQYLKFVNTGLEADAGQTTIPFIDIQDVVSNPPVPLAGLGIYYKSSPGYGGFVAPKLISYDYAAHVRS from the coding sequence ATGTGTTGGCAAGGCGTTAATAAAGTGGAGAGCTGGCATAGATGGGTATTCTGGGAGTGCAGCTACTGCTTTTGTCTATGCGATGAGCAAAGCATAAAGTCTGATCGTTACTTTAATCTTCGGAAAACACAAGCACATTTGTATTCAGACAAGGTTGTGACTGGAGTGCGATTTGTGAAGAAGAATCGtgtatttcatattcaaataCAGCAGGGACAACTTTTGCCCCGAGGTGCCATCAACGAATCAACTTTAGAGTGGGTTCCTGTCGATGATTACCAAATCTCTGATGTTACTGAGGGAGTCGACTCTCACGTAATGAGCTTCGAAAACCGGGGAATCGATCTGGatgaagtatttaaatatgacaATATGTTTATTGTAACCGGTGTGGGTTTCAATGCATATGATAATCGTCTTGGATTGGACATATTGGTTAGTGGATATAATTTCGAGCAGGGTACAATACATATAATGTATACGGACACCGTTAGAAACATTGGTGTAGATAACAAAGAACTGCATATTAATAATCTGGATTTACCAACACGATCAAAAGAAAACTCACAGCCACTGTCAAAGACTAAACAATATCTTAAATTTGTCAACACTGGATTGGAAGCGGATGCGGGTCAAACAACAATTCCATTTATTGACATTCAGGACGTGGTGTCAAATCCGCCAGTTCCATTGGCTGGTCTTGGCATCTACTATAAAAGTAGTCCAGGTTACGGAGGTTTTGTGGCTCCCAAACTCATCAGCTATGACTACGCAGCTCACGTTCGATCGTAA
- the LOC133838010 gene encoding uncharacterized protein LOC133838010 produces MIRDNYNSISEEALETLKTTMEKADRVIWRCDPDKHVHNVTYDEVTRLLQGYVENEVDLSNDESCSETCPDYQNTTTKGCFDQKFCSQQPQCAGRIHDCQFFDSDLSVCQSPESSNRRYEYIQYGDGHLLGEYDYCEQEPNKVESWSRWLFWRCSYCFCLCDEPSLKSDRYFNLRETLADVEANMVVTGVRFVKKNRVFHIQIQQGELLPRGVINESTLEWVPVDDYKITDPDVTEGVDYHAMSYENRRINLGNNLGDNIHKHGRGVVVTGVGFHVWRGQLALNVMFSDFDFVEGLVNGYYEEDSPIPVRLTMHTIWNSGLDNSKLNIDNLDLPTRATNSSQPISKDTQYVEFVNTGLEKDAGQTTIPFIDIQDVVSYPPVPLTGLGIYYKSSPGYGGFIAPKIFSYDYAAHVRKPTAQP; encoded by the coding sequence ATGATTCGCGATAACTATAATAGCATTAGTGAAGAGGCCCTCGAAACACTGAAAACTACAATGGAAAAAGCTGATCGTGTTATATGGCGCTGTGATCCGGATAAGCATGTTCATAATGTTACCTACGATGAGGTGACAAGACTTCTTCAGGGATATGTTGAGAACGAAGTGGATTTAAGTAACGATGAGTCTTGCAGTGAAACATGTCCCGATTATCAGAACACAACGACAAAAGGTTGCTTCGATCAAAAGTTTTGTTCTCAGCAGCCACAATGTGCGGGTCGAATTCATGACTGTCAGTTTTTCGACTCGGACTTATCTGTATGTCAATCGCCGGAGAGCAGCAATCGTCGCTATGAGTACATTCAATACGGAGATGGCCATTTGCTAGGAGAGTATGATTATTGTGAGCAAGAGCCCAATAAAGTGGAGAGCTGGAGTAGATGGTTATTCTGGCGTTGCAGCTATTGTTTTTGTCTATGCGATGAGCCTAGTTTAAAATCTGATCGCTACTTTAATCTTCGGGAAACATTAGCGGATGTGGAAGCCAACATGGTTGTGACTGGAGTGCGCTTTGTGAAGAAGAATCGTGTATTCCATATACAAATACAGCAAGGAGAACTTTTACCCCGAGGTGTCATCAACGAATCAACTTTGGAGTGGGTTCCTGTCGATGATTACAAAATCACTGATCCGGACGTTACTGAGGGAGTCGACTATCACGCAATGAGCTATGAAAACCGGCGCATAAATCTGGGCAATAATCTGGGTGATAATATACACAAACATGGCAGAGGAGTTGTAGTGACCGGGGTGGGATTCCATGTATGGAGAGGACAACTGGCACTAAATGTAATGTTTAGTGACTTTGATTTTGTGGAAGGCCTAGTAAATGGATATTATGAAGAAGACAGTCCAATACCCGTACGGTTGACTATGCATACCATTTGGAATAGTGGTTTGGACAACAGTAAACTGAATATCGATAATCTTGATTTACCAACACGCGCAACAAACAGTTCACAGCCAATATCGAAGGATACACAATATGTAGAATTTGTCAACACTGGATTGGAAAAGGATGCGGGTCAAACAACCATTCCGTTTATCGACATTCAGGATGTGGTTTCATATCCGCCAGTTCCATTGACTGGCCTTGGCATCTACTACAAAAGTAGTCCAGGTTATGGAGGTTTTATCGCTCCCAAAATCTTTAGCTATGACTACGCAGCTCACGTTCGGAAGCCTACAGCGCAACCCTAG
- the LOC133836109 gene encoding uncharacterized protein LOC133836109, protein MLQLLLPLLVLVCSPLTIAFEIQDTLNIIHDVEVIARAVRSHIEDLDVKTDNTDLNKIQDNHNNVLEHFKAVDKLINQARKNYSHFGTHIVESISDFIVDDVLAAIQINEITHAINKISMRYDQIVAYEARKESLEMNTLISFAEWAALPSAESVQHSMERLGFTLFGRIQNATDFKPTSRILLNRIMKSYEESSQQRCITRLSPQQFLYSLYAEIALIELKGYTLMEFSTMILRVSGLGNFINETELFRLNHKKRTEHALNVLRHEMQQADRSFWRCDPKEHVAKVTYDEVTRLLQGYIENEDGLNADRTCKRTCDAYQDTRVSGCISDSFCSSQPQCSGRVHDCRFIDSKMWVCQSPQMSTRRYEYIQYENGQVLGHRKTCGRGTNKVDSWWRWLFWHCSFCFCLCDEQSTKSDRYFNLRETVSDVEANKVVTGVRFVKKNRIFHLQIQQGQLLPRGVINESTVDWKPVHDYNISGWNVKQGVDYHAMSYHSRAIDLGDVDNRNDVSFVVTGVQFVLINGKLKLRVVFSKFDFESGKVMGSDWLSIRTISDEHLNLQNLDIPTLSGASSKVLSKGYQYLEFVNTGVQKDAAQTTIPFIDIQDVVASHSAPLHGIGIYYKGTPGYGGFIAPKIINYDYSPHIGMPITQP, encoded by the coding sequence atgcttCAATTGTTACTTCCGTTGCTAGTCTTAGTTTGTAGTCCGCTTACAATCGCTTTTGAAATTCAGGATACTCTAAACATAATACATGACGTTGAAGTCATAGCCAGAGCTGTGCGTTCGCATATTGAGGACTTGGACGTGAAAACAGACAATACAGACCTAAACAAAATTCAGGACAATCATAACAATGTGCTGGAGCACTTTAAAGCTGTGGACAAGCTAATTAATCAGGCTCGCAAAAATTACTCGCATTTTGGAACGCATATTGTGGAATCTATCAGCGATTTCATTGTCGATGATGTGCTCGCAGCCATTCAAATCAACGAAATAACGCACGCAATCAATAAGATCTCAATGCGATATGACCAGATCGTAGCTTACGAGGCTCGCAAGGAGAGTCTCGAGATGAACACGCTCATTTCATTCGCTGAATGGGCAGCTCTGCCAAGTGCTGAGTCCGTGCAGCATTCCATGGAGCGCCTGGGCTTCACACTTTTCGGTCGCATTCAAAACGCGACCGATTTTAAACCAACGTCACGCATCTTATTGAACCGCATAATGAAGAGCTACGAGGAATCATCACAACAACGGTGCATCACACGATTGTCGCCACAGCAATTTCTCTACTCGCTGTACGCAGAGATCGCACTGATCGAATTAAAAGGATACACATTGATGGAGTTCTCTACGATGATTCTAAGAGTTTCGGGTCTCggaaatttcattaatgaGACTGAGCTTTTCCGTCTCAACCATAAGAAACGCACCGAGCATGCTTTGAATGTACTCAGGCATGAAATGCAACAAGCTGATCGCAGCTTCTGGCGTTGTGATCCCAAAGAGCATGTTGCTAAGGTTACCTACGACGAAGTTACACGCTTGCTGCAGGGCTACATTGAAAATGAAGACGGACTGAATGCCGACAGGACTTGCAAGCGAACTTGTGATGCTTATCAGGACACCAGAGTCTCGGGCTGCATCAGTGATTCGTTTTGTAGCAGCCAACCTCAATGCTCTGGTCGCGTTCACGATTGTCGGTTTATCGATTCCAAAATGTGGGTGTGCCAATCACCTCAGATGAGCACTCGACGCTATGAGTACATTCAATATGAGAATGGACAAGTCCTGGGACATCGTAAGacttgtgggcgtggcaccaATAAGGTCGATAGCTGGTGGCGTTGGCTGTTCTGGCATtgcagcttctgcttctgtttgtGTGACGAGCAGAGTACAAAGTCCGATCGTTACTTTAATCTCCGGGAAACCGTATCGGATGTGGAGGCGAACAAAGTGGTGACTGGAGTGCGATTTGTAAAGAAGAATcgaatatttcatttgcaaatacAGCAAGGACAACTCTTGCCGCGAGGTGTAATCAACGAATCAACTGTTGACTGGAAACCCGTCCATGACTACAACATATCTGGATGGAATGTTAAGCAGGGCGTTGACTATCATGCCATGAGCTACCATAGTCGTGCTATCGATCTCGGTGACGTAGATAATCGCAATGATGTCTCATTTGTGGTAACCGGCGTGCAATTCGTCTTAATCAATGGAAAACTGAAACTTAGAGTAGTGTTCAGTAAATTTGACTTCGAGAGCGGAAAAGTAATGGGCAGCGATTGGTTGTCCATTCGTACAATCAGCGATGAACATTTAAATCTTCAGAATCTCGACATACCTACACTATCAGGTGCTAGTTCCAAGGTATTGTCAAAAGGTTATCAATATTTGGAATTTGTCAACACGGGAGTGCAAAAGGATGCAGCACAAACGACAATTCCGTTTATTGATATCCAGGATGTTGTAGCCAGTCACTCGGCACCTTTACACGGCATTGGCATCTACTATAAAGGTACTCCAGGCTATGGAGGATTTATTGCTCCCAAAATAATCAATTACGATTATTCACCTCATATTGGAATGCCGATTACTCAACCCTAA